From the genome of Argonema galeatum A003/A1, one region includes:
- a CDS encoding CHAT domain-containing protein, whose amino-acid sequence MSPSESPCLNLSVARLVAAEAEHFAIWVLKAPYPGGYLHHDCIWPETLTQTWLAWQEMFSPRSLSCAPHVPAVQLANLPTTLVVSSTLGSTTSYGGRLMQQLGIQLWQWLFEGPIQSSLDHSQGIAIGQNQPLRLRLEIRDPDLITLPWEIMQPQAGKQAVSLSQQLLFSRTTSDIAPLPPLKPEQSLNILLVLGQQNAPTQTSKNGTLKLEQEAVALAKILENSGNVSPNGTATLVPCLVDTLVMPTIAELTSCLESNSYNILFYAGHGVPAPDGGLLFLGPDVTMNGTELAQVLTRTHVTLAVFNACWGAQSARHNDRAIARSSLAEVLLHHGVPAVLAMRDAIADEEAISFIKAFSRALAERMPIDRAVAVARQQLLTLYKFNQPAWTLPVLYLHPEFDGQLLQPLAESITELPENSLTWIGRERAAFLRPLESTTKIWPIRGGLMRVGRRQQENDLIISEKWVSQRHAEIICRGDPLDSIAGPTYFLRDFSRFGTLILGASGWRKVHHQEALLETGIQLKFGSSQGQIWEFIIDP is encoded by the coding sequence ATGTCGCCATCTGAGAGTCCTTGCCTTAACTTAAGCGTAGCTCGCCTGGTAGCTGCTGAGGCAGAACACTTTGCCATCTGGGTTTTAAAAGCCCCCTATCCCGGTGGATATCTCCACCACGACTGCATTTGGCCAGAAACCTTAACGCAGACCTGGCTTGCTTGGCAGGAGATGTTTTCCCCGCGAAGCTTGTCTTGCGCCCCTCATGTGCCAGCAGTCCAACTAGCTAATTTGCCAACGACTTTAGTTGTATCTTCGACCTTAGGTTCGACAACCAGCTATGGTGGTCGTCTGATGCAACAGTTGGGAATTCAACTCTGGCAGTGGCTATTTGAAGGGCCGATTCAAAGCAGTCTCGATCACAGTCAAGGAATCGCTATTGGCCAAAATCAACCTCTGCGGCTGCGCCTGGAGATTCGCGACCCAGACTTAATCACTCTGCCTTGGGAAATTATGCAACCCCAAGCTGGGAAACAGGCAGTTTCTCTCTCTCAGCAATTGCTCTTTAGTCGTACTACCAGCGATATCGCTCCTCTACCACCGCTTAAGCCAGAGCAAAGCCTAAACATACTGCTGGTTTTAGGACAACAAAATGCCCCAACGCAAACCTCAAAAAATGGCACTTTAAAACTAGAACAGGAGGCTGTTGCCCTAGCTAAAATTCTTGAAAATAGCGGCAATGTCAGTCCTAACGGTACTGCCACCCTCGTACCCTGCCTTGTAGATACGCTGGTTATGCCAACTATCGCCGAACTGACTTCATGCCTGGAAAGTAACTCTTACAACATCCTGTTTTATGCCGGTCACGGTGTACCGGCACCAGACGGCGGCTTGCTGTTTTTGGGGCCTGATGTGACTATGAACGGTACTGAATTGGCGCAGGTACTGACTCGCACTCACGTGACGCTAGCGGTTTTTAACGCTTGCTGGGGAGCCCAATCGGCTCGGCACAACGATCGAGCGATCGCACGCAGCAGTTTGGCAGAAGTGCTGCTTCATCACGGCGTACCAGCTGTTTTGGCAATGCGCGATGCTATTGCTGATGAGGAAGCGATTAGCTTTATCAAGGCTTTTTCCCGCGCTTTAGCGGAGCGGATGCCGATCGATCGGGCTGTGGCTGTGGCTAGGCAGCAATTGCTGACGCTATATAAGTTCAATCAACCGGCCTGGACTTTACCAGTTCTCTATTTACATCCAGAATTTGACGGCCAATTGCTTCAGCCTTTGGCAGAAAGTATAACTGAGCTACCAGAAAATTCCCTCACTTGGATAGGACGCGAACGAGCTGCTTTCCTGCGTCCCTTAGAATCGACAACGAAGATCTGGCCGATTCGTGGCGGACTGATGCGAGTGGGACGCCGCCAGCAAGAAAACGACTTGATAATCTCCGAAAAGTGGGTTTCTCAACGACACGCAGAAATTATTTGTCGCGGCGATCCTTTAGATAGTATAGCTGGGCCGACATACTTCCTGCGCGATTTTTCTCGTTTCGGCACTCTTATTTTGGGAGCTTCAGGTTGGCGAAAAGTTCATCACCAAGAAGCTCTCTTGGAAACCGGAATACAGCTAAAGTTTGGTAGCTCCCAAGGGCAGATTTGGGAGTTTATTATCGATCCTTAA
- a CDS encoding PP2C family serine/threonine-protein phosphatase, whose translation MADAAKITCPNPNCQAPNPETNRFCQQCGTPVPKRYLWAVGFGKEGYKPGQLLAQRYAVKRDRILLDTKPGFIPSFPQDITDAIAPYLRLFPYRLHVPQVYGLLPPHKKNQKEAVLLLEQAPILGDKKSSLPNLMPELGAAWKNANGMRQLNWLWQIAQLWQPFSSAGVAASLLSDDLLRVEGPLVRLLELRQDREEASLSDLGQVWLQWVKEAKPAIAGFLEQLCQQTIQGEVFPEELVAQLDRALFTIGRSQSGTYQIATSTDTGPTRVRNEDACYPSSNSFYQIPPGGQALAVVCDGIGGHEGGNVASNLAIETVVAQAQGWQNHSLAPDSSNLDALAELEHTVCEANDRISELNDIEGRYDRQRMGTTLVMAAARAHEIYIAHIGDSRVYWITRTGCHQVTLDDDVASREVRLGYALYREALQQLGSGSLVQALGMSSSKSLHPTVQRFVIDEDCIFLLCSDGLSDNDRVEQYWDTEILPVLDGKLDLPTAAANLIEIGNSQNGHDNVTVALVYCRVTGGESTSITSETSSVAELLWTGSTVSSQSETPHPLKTRLLPTRLQKPSLLPLLGGIALLLGLAGALAYFALGKWADRPILNPAQSPEPKPHSPSLASPLKSSDAIPSLSPGSLILVRSSSPKNSAIPKVPLLLYEAAQKQTALGIVPENSVLEIKSFLRKDQDRWLKLKLCSIPGAISSDRVRQTYNLVKPTQEGWIRLADLEPYIKQNSIQESAGLPKCTPGTTSTPPVAPN comes from the coding sequence ATGGCAGACGCTGCTAAAATTACTTGCCCAAATCCAAACTGTCAGGCTCCCAATCCAGAGACTAACAGGTTTTGCCAGCAATGTGGTACCCCTGTGCCAAAACGCTATTTGTGGGCTGTGGGTTTTGGAAAAGAAGGCTATAAACCCGGTCAACTTTTAGCCCAGCGCTACGCAGTCAAACGGGACAGAATTCTGCTGGATACCAAACCGGGCTTTATACCGTCATTTCCGCAAGATATAACGGATGCGATCGCACCTTATTTGCGGCTTTTTCCCTATCGGCTGCACGTTCCCCAAGTTTACGGACTCTTACCGCCGCATAAGAAAAATCAAAAGGAAGCAGTCTTGTTGCTAGAGCAAGCTCCCATCTTAGGCGATAAGAAAAGCTCATTGCCTAATTTGATGCCAGAATTAGGGGCGGCTTGGAAAAACGCAAACGGTATGCGCCAGCTAAATTGGTTGTGGCAAATTGCCCAACTGTGGCAACCTTTTAGCAGCGCGGGTGTGGCGGCTAGCTTGCTGTCAGACGATCTGCTGCGGGTAGAAGGGCCTCTAGTGCGGTTGTTGGAATTGCGGCAGGATCGAGAAGAAGCGAGCCTAAGCGATTTGGGTCAGGTGTGGTTGCAATGGGTAAAGGAGGCAAAACCTGCGATCGCAGGTTTTCTCGAACAATTATGTCAGCAAACGATCCAAGGGGAGGTATTTCCTGAAGAATTGGTAGCTCAATTGGATCGAGCGCTGTTTACAATAGGACGATCGCAATCTGGCACCTATCAAATCGCCACCTCCACAGACACAGGCCCCACCAGAGTACGCAACGAGGATGCCTGCTACCCATCAAGTAACAGCTTTTACCAAATCCCTCCTGGTGGGCAAGCTCTAGCGGTTGTCTGCGACGGCATTGGGGGACACGAGGGCGGTAATGTAGCTTCTAACTTAGCAATAGAAACAGTGGTAGCTCAAGCGCAAGGCTGGCAGAACCACTCGCTTGCGCCCGATAGCAGCAACCTTGATGCTCTAGCAGAATTAGAACATACAGTCTGTGAAGCCAACGATCGCATCAGCGAGCTAAATGATATAGAAGGGCGATACGACAGGCAACGCATGGGCACAACGCTAGTAATGGCCGCAGCGAGAGCCCACGAGATCTACATTGCTCATATTGGGGATAGTCGGGTCTACTGGATTACCCGCACGGGTTGCCATCAAGTTACCTTAGACGATGATGTCGCCAGTCGCGAAGTGCGGCTGGGCTACGCTCTATACCGGGAAGCCCTACAACAACTCGGATCTGGGTCTTTGGTTCAGGCATTGGGGATGAGTTCCTCAAAAAGCCTGCATCCCACAGTCCAACGCTTCGTCATCGATGAAGACTGTATTTTTCTCCTCTGCTCCGATGGTTTAAGCGATAACGATCGCGTAGAGCAATACTGGGATACTGAAATTCTGCCAGTTTTAGACGGAAAGCTAGACCTGCCCACAGCAGCAGCAAACCTGATCGAAATTGGCAACAGCCAAAACGGTCACGATAATGTCACTGTCGCTCTAGTTTACTGCCGGGTAACCGGCGGCGAGTCAACTAGCATAACTTCAGAAACTTCTTCTGTAGCAGAATTGCTTTGGACTGGCTCAACAGTTAGCTCTCAGAGTGAAACTCCCCACCCACTCAAAACGCGGCTGCTTCCGACCCGACTTCAGAAACCAAGCTTGTTACCGCTCTTGGGAGGAATCGCTCTGCTGTTGGGCTTGGCAGGGGCATTGGCCTATTTTGCTTTGGGTAAATGGGCCGATCGCCCCATCTTGAATCCCGCTCAAAGTCCCGAACCAAAGCCACACAGTCCATCCTTGGCAAGTCCCCTTAAGAGTTCCGACGCTATCCCATCCTTAAGTCCGGGGTCACTTATCCTGGTTAGAAGTTCATCGCCAAAAAACTCGGCCATTCCAAAAGTTCCCCTTTTGCTGTACGAAGCAGCTCAAAAACAAACTGCTCTAGGAATAGTTCCAGAAAATAGCGTTTTGGAAATCAAATCTTTCCTCCGTAAAGATCAAGACAGATGGCTAAAACTTAAATTATGCTCAATTCCCGGTGCTATCAGCTCCGATCGGGTTCGGCAAACCTATAATCTAGTTAAACCGACCCAAGAAGGATGGATTCGGCTAGCAGATCTTGAACCATACATTAAGCAAAATTCCATCCAAGAGTCTGCTGGGCTGCCAAAATGTACTCCGGGAACCACTTCCACCCCCCCCGTTGCCCCAAATTAA
- a CDS encoding DUF6737 family protein — protein MNPWTYKPWWCQPWSILLTGIALIGSSWLLWKTIWVTVLISLPVLTWMGFFLIIWPQLMRDSSIPLSSQYLQSTPDSVEE, from the coding sequence ATGAACCCCTGGACATACAAACCTTGGTGGTGCCAGCCTTGGTCAATACTGCTAACGGGTATTGCACTGATTGGCTCAAGCTGGCTATTATGGAAAACTATTTGGGTCACCGTTCTGATTTCCCTGCCCGTGTTAACGTGGATGGGCTTCTTTTTAATCATCTGGCCTCAACTTATGAGAGACAGCAGCATACCCCTGTCGTCCCAGTATCTGCAATCTACACCAGATAGCGTTGAAGAATGA
- a CDS encoding NAD(P)H-quinone oxidoreductase subunit M — MLLKSTTRHIRIFTAEVENNELVPSDSVLTLDIDPDNEFNWNDEAVQKVYRKFDELVESYSGEDLTEYNLRRIGSDLEHLVRSILQKGEISYNLDGRVLNYSMGLPQVAPTPLPTQK; from the coding sequence ATGCTGCTCAAGTCCACAACCCGCCACATCCGTATCTTTACCGCTGAAGTTGAGAACAACGAGCTAGTTCCCAGTGACAGCGTATTAACTTTAGATATCGATCCAGACAATGAATTTAATTGGAACGATGAAGCTGTGCAAAAAGTTTATCGGAAGTTTGATGAGCTAGTTGAGTCTTATAGCGGAGAAGACTTGACCGAATATAACCTTCGTCGTATTGGTTCCGATCTGGAACATCTTGTGCGATCGATCCTCCAAAAAGGCGAAATTAGTTACAATCTTGATGGTCGTGTCCTCAATTACAGTATGGGCTTACCTCAAGTTGCACCCACGCCCCTCCCCACCCAAAAATGA
- a CDS encoding 3-isopropylmalate dehydratase — translation MSKVIRGPIFVLDDNIDTDQIIPAEYLTLVPSKPDEYEKLGSYALVGLPDRYSKFIATGEIKTRYPIIVAGENFGCGSSREHAPIALGASGVEAVVAQSYARIFFRNCSATGELYPWESIDRLCDLFETGQEVSIDFGQNQLINHTQGKTYVLKPIGEVGPVIEAGGIFAYARETGMISR, via the coding sequence ATGAGCAAAGTGATTCGCGGCCCGATCTTTGTTTTGGATGATAATATTGACACCGATCAAATCATTCCAGCAGAATATCTGACTCTGGTTCCTTCTAAGCCTGATGAATACGAAAAGCTGGGCAGTTATGCTCTTGTCGGCTTACCCGATCGCTACAGTAAATTTATAGCGACTGGAGAAATTAAGACGCGCTACCCTATAATTGTAGCGGGGGAAAACTTCGGCTGCGGTTCTTCGCGGGAACACGCACCTATTGCTTTAGGAGCATCTGGTGTCGAAGCTGTAGTGGCGCAGTCATACGCCAGGATATTTTTCCGCAACTGCTCGGCTACAGGCGAACTTTACCCGTGGGAATCGATCGATAGGCTGTGCGATTTGTTTGAAACGGGTCAGGAAGTTTCGATCGACTTCGGCCAAAATCAATTGATCAACCACACCCAGGGCAAAACATACGTTCTTAAGCCTATAGGAGAAGTCGGCCCGGTGATTGAAGCTGGCGGAATTTTCGCTTATGCGCGTGAAACTGGGATGATTTCCCGCTGA